From the Natrarchaeobaculum aegyptiacum genome, one window contains:
- a CDS encoding HepT-like ribonuclease domain-containing protein: protein MAPSFAVTNRRFGSSNLRSKLNFPSVDPTSVDTSATLSIESRSVACVADEGVVAVKLEQIEQYHRELKEKQATLSCQDLRTNTTEQRAVERMFENVIQACADLAQHVGTHDFGYYSHVNRVGERRLFIVISCFLVEEMRCIGRKFEFCLEFDVASIGREYDIAVDGSQ from the coding sequence ATGGCTCCTTCGTTTGCGGTGACGAACAGGCGTTTCGGCAGTTCAAATCTGAGATCGAAACTGAATTTTCCGAGCGTCGATCCGACATCCGTCGACACCAGCGCGACGTTATCGATCGAATCGCGGAGCGTGGCTTGCGTGGCTGACGAAGGAGTCGTCGCGGTGAAACTCGAGCAGATCGAACAGTACCACCGCGAACTGAAAGAAAAACAGGCGACACTCTCTTGCCAGGACCTGCGCACGAATACGACCGAACAACGCGCTGTCGAGCGAATGTTTGAGAACGTGATCCAGGCGTGTGCCGACCTCGCCCAGCACGTCGGCACCCACGACTTCGGGTACTATAGCCACGTCAATCGGGTGGGTGAGCGACGCTTGTTTATCGTCATCAGTTGTTTTCTCGTCGAGGAGATGCGCTGCATCGGTCGAAAATTCGAGTTCTGTCTTGAGTTCGATGTCGCTTCCATCGGCCGTGAGTACGACATCGCCGTGGACGGTAGCCAGTAG
- a CDS encoding tryptophan--tRNA ligase, translating to MTGDDPLEESASGEPRTDGGTEAGADDVALDPWGSSTVSDYRKLFEEFGIEEFDEILEEVPNPHYLMRRGVIFGHRDYRPVAEALAKGEPAAVLSGFMPTGDPHIGHKLVFDEIIWHQQQGAEAFALIADLEANAARGMSWEEIDEHARSYLLSLLALGFDPEKGTLYRQSENRELQDLAFDLGAEANFSEFQAIYGFDGETSVSHMQSVVTQMADICYPQLEEPIPTVIPVGPDQDPHVRLARDLAERMRYFKVSEAYASFELDADERALVAEWYDRLDPAEFDDDDLRCVHLAETLAETPLSELETDAATLDSVLTKLEEAGMEPLRPRVRFFDRRATDEAFEALIDAIEGEKRVYEGHVDAFDVERAEAEELALEVEVANGGYGFRPPSSIYHRFMTGLTGGKMSSSIAASHISLLDDPEEGYEKVKSATTGGRETAEEQRELGGKADECPVYELYAYLLAGDDDEFAKRVYDECVGGERLCGGCKEQAAELMREFLAEHQEKRAEVEELLEETGIELESSRRR from the coding sequence ATGACCGGAGACGACCCACTCGAGGAGTCCGCGTCAGGGGAACCGCGTACCGACGGCGGGACGGAAGCAGGCGCTGATGACGTCGCGCTCGACCCCTGGGGCTCGTCGACCGTCTCCGACTACCGCAAGCTCTTCGAGGAGTTCGGCATCGAGGAGTTCGACGAGATACTCGAGGAGGTGCCGAACCCCCACTACCTGATGCGCCGCGGGGTCATCTTCGGCCACCGTGACTATCGCCCGGTCGCCGAGGCCCTCGCAAAGGGCGAACCGGCGGCCGTCCTCTCCGGGTTCATGCCAACCGGCGACCCCCACATCGGCCACAAACTGGTCTTCGACGAGATCATCTGGCACCAGCAACAGGGTGCCGAGGCGTTCGCCCTGATCGCCGACCTCGAGGCCAACGCCGCTCGCGGAATGAGCTGGGAGGAAATCGACGAGCACGCCCGGAGTTATCTGCTCTCGCTGCTCGCACTCGGATTCGATCCCGAGAAAGGGACCCTCTACCGCCAGTCGGAAAACCGCGAACTGCAGGATCTGGCGTTCGACCTCGGCGCGGAGGCGAACTTCTCGGAGTTCCAGGCCATCTACGGCTTCGACGGCGAGACGAGCGTCTCGCACATGCAGTCGGTCGTCACCCAGATGGCCGACATCTGCTACCCGCAACTCGAGGAACCGATCCCGACCGTGATCCCCGTCGGCCCCGACCAGGACCCCCACGTCCGGCTCGCCCGCGACCTCGCCGAACGGATGCGCTACTTCAAGGTGAGCGAGGCCTACGCGAGCTTCGAACTCGACGCTGACGAGCGCGCCCTCGTCGCCGAGTGGTACGACCGGCTCGACCCCGCCGAGTTCGACGACGACGACCTCCGCTGTGTCCACCTCGCCGAGACGCTCGCGGAGACGCCGCTGTCCGAACTGGAGACCGACGCGGCCACGCTCGATTCCGTGCTGACGAAACTCGAGGAGGCCGGCATGGAGCCGCTTCGTCCCCGCGTTCGCTTCTTCGACCGCCGGGCCACCGACGAGGCCTTCGAGGCGCTGATCGACGCCATCGAGGGCGAAAAGCGCGTCTACGAGGGCCACGTCGACGCCTTCGACGTAGAGCGCGCCGAAGCCGAGGAGCTGGCCCTCGAGGTCGAGGTCGCAAACGGCGGCTACGGCTTCCGCCCGCCGTCGTCGATCTACCACCGGTTCATGACCGGCCTGACTGGCGGCAAGATGTCCTCGTCGATCGCCGCCAGTCACATCTCGCTGCTCGACGACCCCGAGGAGGGCTACGAGAAGGTGAAGTCGGCGACCACGGGCGGGCGCGAGACGGCCGAGGAACAGCGCGAACTCGGCGGCAAGGCCGACGAGTGTCCGGTCTACGAACTGTACGCCTACCTGCTCGCGGGCGACGACGACGAGTTCGCAAAGCGCGTCTACGACGAGTGCGTCGGGGGTGAACGCCTCTGTGGCGGCTGCAAGGAACAGGCCGCCGAACTTATGCGCGAGTTCCTCGCCGAGCACCAGGAGAAACGCGCAGAAGTCGAAGAGCTACTCGAGGAGACGGGGATCGAACTCGAGTCCTCGCGGCGTCGGTAA
- a CDS encoding DUF7260 family protein — MTVRTPIHRATERVADERDHLEGNLAAIERFAAGVRELSPVSPPGSAGTPPLADGGVVLAARSQWGGDQTDDRCEQVRDLFADTIRPYSVADIDQPEPLLETIAEELGTDVAVALSAETESAFTPQVKRATLAAATDRRDECLALERAVAREAESLEAAATTVDSITEWLCRADETPLLDLGFDDLQERHEALAEHRERCRRLLEKRQSTLQRTASHHASAGVRQRSVTRYLYCEFPVSYPVLSTTLRLERACADCQRAVRDHLTRRV, encoded by the coding sequence GTGACCGTTCGAACGCCGATCCACCGGGCGACCGAGCGCGTCGCAGACGAGCGCGACCACCTCGAGGGGAATCTGGCGGCGATCGAGCGCTTCGCAGCCGGTGTCCGGGAGCTATCGCCGGTGAGCCCACCCGGCTCCGCGGGGACGCCGCCGCTCGCCGATGGCGGTGTGGTCCTCGCGGCGCGATCGCAGTGGGGCGGCGACCAGACTGACGACCGCTGTGAGCAGGTTCGTGACCTGTTCGCCGATACGATCCGGCCCTACAGCGTCGCCGACATCGACCAGCCCGAACCGCTCCTCGAGACCATCGCCGAGGAGCTCGGAACCGACGTGGCCGTGGCGCTCTCCGCCGAGACCGAGAGCGCGTTCACCCCACAGGTAAAACGGGCGACTCTCGCCGCGGCGACCGACCGCCGAGACGAGTGTCTGGCCCTCGAGCGAGCAGTCGCTCGCGAGGCCGAGTCGCTCGAGGCTGCGGCGACCACGGTCGACTCGATTACGGAATGGCTCTGTCGTGCGGACGAGACGCCGCTGCTGGACCTCGGGTTCGACGACCTCCAGGAACGCCACGAGGCCCTCGCCGAGCATCGCGAGCGCTGCCGGCGACTGCTCGAGAAGCGCCAGTCGACGCTCCAGCGGACTGCCTCACATCACGCCAGCGCTGGTGTCCGGCAGCGCTCGGTCACTCGCTACCTCTACTGTGAGTTCCCAGTCTCGTATCCTGTGTTGTCGACCACGCTGCGCCTCGAGCGAGCCTGTGCGGACTGTCAGCGAGCCGTGCGGGACCACCTGACGCGGCGAGTGTAA
- a CDS encoding ATP-binding protein: MSDLGDFTDFDANSGSSGDGSVDSDHGTSDGATSTDPTDAASAADADRFDRPDVERAGEDVGIGALCVSRGLRVAEDEDDTTLQAYVTRGNRSSIRIGSYLLAPYPDGAATAASQERAGRHANGETLFCRISGLEYAQLYHADDATEIHARRAMRSDGIEEADYRFLATLEPVAILYDDDGELKRRMTDRVPKPQTVIRTADDTEQIKTGLKMPEDGVFLGHLSVGGEKVRTAASPPTIDYRLKDDYDAGDPLVFRHTLVAGGTGSGKTHAAKNVLRQYLDSDLTYPMEDGRDVQPAVVQFDPQDEYAQMHDDNPDLDGDFARRLEREDIAYGGVENTTAFIPKVGDATYAASHHRAEQVEFTIPFAMCRTRPWLVSGGSLNDNQYGALTYLIDRFFEQYGDGGTYSAFKSFLDDPALREELDESGRVHEATYDAVRRRVFGFDSVFDQDARPITDLIHQFVRPGGLSVVPTYHVNDSRATEAVVLALSSLLIDEKLSNDPTYDRIKETPLILGMDEAHNFLTDADSVQARKVITKFTEAAKQGRKERLGLFLITQDPQDIDDAVFKQINTTVVLNLGDEDAIKSVNIPSNLESKVPYMEKGQMVVYSPDNSEPVELIGLSKCLTRHGRE, encoded by the coding sequence ATGAGCGATCTGGGCGATTTCACCGACTTCGACGCAAACAGCGGCTCCTCGGGCGACGGGTCGGTCGATTCGGATCACGGAACCAGCGATGGGGCTACCAGTACCGATCCCACCGACGCGGCGTCGGCTGCAGACGCAGACCGGTTCGACCGTCCCGACGTCGAACGCGCCGGCGAGGACGTCGGCATCGGCGCACTCTGTGTCTCCCGTGGCCTGCGCGTCGCCGAGGACGAAGACGACACGACCCTTCAGGCTTACGTCACCCGCGGCAACCGGTCCTCGATCCGCATCGGGAGTTATCTGCTCGCACCCTATCCCGACGGGGCGGCTACCGCCGCCAGTCAGGAGCGTGCCGGGAGGCACGCGAACGGCGAGACGCTGTTCTGTCGCATCTCGGGACTCGAGTACGCCCAGCTCTACCACGCCGACGACGCGACCGAGATCCACGCCCGTCGGGCGATGCGCTCCGATGGCATCGAGGAAGCCGACTACCGGTTTCTCGCGACGCTCGAGCCCGTCGCGATCCTGTACGACGACGATGGCGAACTCAAACGGCGGATGACCGACCGGGTCCCCAAACCCCAGACGGTTATTCGAACCGCCGACGACACAGAACAGATCAAGACCGGCCTCAAGATGCCCGAGGATGGCGTCTTCCTCGGTCACCTCTCGGTCGGTGGCGAGAAGGTCAGAACTGCGGCGAGCCCACCGACGATCGACTACCGACTCAAAGACGACTACGACGCGGGCGATCCCCTGGTCTTCCGGCATACGCTGGTCGCCGGCGGCACGGGTTCGGGCAAGACCCACGCCGCGAAGAACGTCCTCCGGCAGTACCTCGATTCGGACCTGACCTACCCGATGGAAGACGGCCGGGACGTCCAGCCCGCGGTCGTCCAGTTCGACCCGCAAGACGAGTACGCCCAGATGCACGACGACAACCCCGACCTCGACGGCGACTTCGCCCGCCGACTCGAGCGCGAGGACATCGCCTACGGCGGCGTCGAGAACACGACCGCATTTATCCCGAAAGTCGGGGACGCGACCTACGCCGCGAGCCACCACCGCGCCGAGCAAGTCGAGTTCACGATTCCGTTCGCGATGTGCCGAACCCGGCCGTGGCTCGTCTCCGGCGGCTCGCTCAACGACAATCAGTACGGCGCACTCACCTACCTCATCGACCGCTTCTTCGAGCAGTACGGCGACGGCGGCACTTACTCGGCGTTCAAATCCTTCCTCGACGACCCGGCGCTCCGGGAGGAACTCGACGAGTCCGGGCGGGTCCACGAGGCGACCTACGACGCCGTCCGCCGGCGCGTCTTCGGCTTCGATTCCGTCTTCGATCAGGACGCCCGCCCGATCACCGACCTGATCCACCAGTTCGTCCGCCCCGGTGGGCTCTCGGTCGTCCCGACCTACCACGTCAACGATTCGCGAGCCACGGAGGCCGTCGTGCTCGCGCTCTCTTCCCTGCTGATCGACGAGAAACTCTCGAACGATCCGACCTACGACCGGATCAAGGAGACGCCCCTCATTCTGGGGATGGACGAGGCCCACAACTTCCTCACCGACGCCGACAGCGTCCAGGCACGCAAGGTCATCACCAAGTTCACCGAGGCCGCAAAACAGGGGCGGAAAGAACGGCTGGGCCTGTTCCTTATCACCCAGGACCCACAGGACATCGACGACGCCGTCTTCAAGCAGATCAACACCACCGTCGTCCTCAACTTAGGCGACGAGGACGCCATCAAGAGCGTTAACATCCCCAGCAACCTCGAGTCCAAGGTGCCGTACATGGAGAAAGGCCAGATGGTCGTCTACTCGCCCGATAATTCGGAACCCGTGGAGTTGATCGGCCTCTCGAAATGTCTGACCCGTCACGGGCGGGAGTGA
- a CDS encoding HAD family hydrolase: protein MTNSPDTTDSRLPRDTTGTGSIGWTNGSSASVDRRGGRVPITDGGIDTGWEAVFWDIGGVVLELESVQSAHAAFVADLVDDHDLEYSVEEAVDVWRTAVGNHFRERDGTTFRPAREAYQIGVEELVGDSVLTEEWRPTFDEHVESAIEPIPGAVETIETLAERPIHVGVCSDVDDAAGKQMLERFGVREVFDSITTSEEVGRTKPDPAMFETALEKADADPARSLMIGDRYDHDVKGAADVGMHGVAFGAEEGPAVSYRIDSPEEVLEIVEEKRPTE from the coding sequence ATGACGAACTCACCGGATACGACCGACTCGAGGTTACCTCGAGACACCACAGGAACCGGCAGTATCGGCTGGACGAACGGCTCGAGCGCGAGTGTCGACCGACGGGGTGGACGAGTCCCGATCACCGACGGCGGCATCGATACCGGCTGGGAGGCCGTCTTCTGGGACATCGGCGGCGTCGTCCTCGAACTCGAATCGGTCCAGTCGGCCCACGCCGCGTTCGTCGCGGACCTCGTCGACGACCACGACCTCGAGTACTCCGTCGAGGAGGCCGTCGACGTCTGGCGGACTGCCGTGGGGAACCACTTCCGCGAGCGCGACGGGACGACGTTCCGGCCCGCACGGGAGGCCTACCAGATCGGAGTCGAGGAACTGGTCGGCGACTCGGTGTTGACCGAGGAGTGGCGACCTACCTTCGACGAACACGTCGAATCTGCCATCGAGCCGATCCCGGGTGCCGTCGAAACCATCGAGACGCTCGCGGAGCGACCGATCCACGTCGGCGTGTGCAGCGACGTCGACGACGCTGCGGGCAAGCAGATGCTCGAGCGCTTCGGCGTTCGCGAGGTGTTCGACTCGATCACTACCTCCGAGGAGGTCGGTCGCACCAAACCCGATCCGGCGATGTTCGAGACGGCCCTCGAGAAGGCCGACGCCGATCCCGCGCGCTCGCTCATGATCGGCGATCGGTACGACCACGACGTGAAAGGAGCCGCCGACGTCGGAATGCACGGCGTCGCCTTCGGGGCCGAGGAGGGCCCCGCGGTCTCCTACCGGATCGATTCGCCGGAGGAGGTCCTCGAGATCGTCGAAGAGAAGCGCCCGACCGAGTGA
- the pheT gene encoding phenylalanine--tRNA ligase subunit beta, which produces MPTVDIDPDELRELTGAEAKDDDELKEDLFGLGLEFEGLTEDGTFELEFAPDRLDRLSVEGVARSLRYHYGDSRGVHVPSTNDPDWTIRVDDSVPEERPYVTGAVIRDVNLDEESLDSLIQLQEKLHATMGRKRAKGAIGIHDLAMLKGTAATEGTPTIEYVGVEPDGETFVPLDFDREVTPAEVLEEHPTGRTYADLVEEYERYPAIYDDLGLFSFPPVINGKRTEVTTGSRELFVEMTGTDQWTIDKMLTIVCYALAARGATIEQVRIEYSNDEIVRPDFSTKQKTVAHDRIEAILGIGLAPDEVIDLAERSGLEAEKREDEEENLVYDVTIPPYRVDVLHPLDVIDDLGRAYGFNELEPKYPDVGTVGGRHERSRLERSVREQLVGLGFEDLLNFHMISEAENFDRLGIAPDDDVFGAGDPPTIKGPYSEDYTMLRTWVTPSLLMVLERNTHRAYPQDLAEIGFTAALDDAENTGVGERRRVGAVLASHDAGYEDAKARLQALCRRFDVSLETPPTEHPTYIPGRTASVVIGGEDVGVIGEVHPKVLVEHDLEVPVAGFEFDLAALR; this is translated from the coding sequence ATGCCCACGGTCGACATCGACCCCGACGAACTGCGCGAACTGACCGGTGCGGAGGCGAAAGACGACGATGAACTCAAAGAGGACCTGTTCGGCCTCGGCCTCGAGTTCGAAGGCCTGACCGAAGACGGCACGTTCGAACTCGAGTTCGCGCCCGACCGGCTCGATCGGCTCTCCGTCGAGGGTGTCGCCCGCTCGCTGCGCTACCACTACGGCGATTCTCGCGGGGTGCACGTCCCCTCGACGAACGACCCCGACTGGACGATTCGCGTCGACGACTCCGTTCCCGAGGAACGGCCCTACGTGACGGGCGCGGTGATCCGCGACGTAAATCTGGACGAAGAGAGTCTCGACTCGCTCATCCAGCTCCAGGAGAAGCTGCACGCGACGATGGGACGCAAGCGCGCGAAGGGGGCGATCGGGATTCACGATCTGGCAATGCTCAAAGGGACCGCCGCGACGGAGGGGACCCCAACGATCGAGTACGTCGGCGTCGAACCCGACGGCGAGACGTTCGTCCCGCTGGACTTCGACCGGGAGGTCACGCCGGCGGAGGTGCTCGAGGAACACCCCACCGGTCGCACGTACGCCGACCTCGTCGAGGAGTACGAGCGCTACCCGGCGATCTACGACGACCTCGGGCTGTTCTCGTTCCCGCCGGTGATCAACGGCAAGCGTACGGAAGTCACGACGGGCTCCCGGGAGCTATTCGTCGAGATGACCGGCACCGACCAGTGGACGATCGACAAGATGCTGACCATCGTCTGCTACGCGCTCGCGGCCCGGGGGGCGACGATCGAACAGGTTCGGATCGAATATTCGAACGACGAGATCGTCCGTCCTGACTTCTCGACGAAACAAAAGACGGTCGCCCACGACCGCATCGAGGCCATCCTCGGCATCGGGCTCGCACCCGACGAGGTGATCGACCTCGCCGAACGCTCGGGTCTCGAGGCCGAAAAGCGCGAAGACGAGGAGGAGAATCTCGTCTACGACGTCACGATCCCACCCTACCGCGTCGACGTCCTCCACCCGCTGGACGTCATCGACGACCTCGGGCGGGCCTACGGCTTCAACGAACTCGAGCCGAAGTACCCCGACGTCGGCACCGTCGGCGGCCGCCACGAGCGCTCCCGGCTCGAGCGGTCCGTCCGCGAGCAACTCGTGGGGCTGGGCTTCGAGGACCTGCTGAACTTCCACATGATCAGCGAGGCGGAGAACTTCGATCGGCTCGGGATCGCGCCCGACGACGACGTCTTCGGTGCTGGCGACCCCCCGACGATCAAAGGGCCCTACAGCGAGGACTACACCATGCTCCGGACGTGGGTGACGCCCTCCTTGCTGATGGTGCTCGAGCGCAACACCCACCGCGCATACCCGCAGGACCTCGCCGAGATCGGCTTCACCGCCGCCCTCGACGACGCCGAGAATACGGGCGTCGGCGAACGACGTCGCGTCGGGGCCGTCCTCGCGAGCCACGACGCCGGCTACGAGGACGCCAAGGCGCGTCTGCAGGCGCTCTGTCGGCGGTTCGACGTCTCCCTCGAGACGCCGCCCACCGAGCACCCGACCTACATCCCCGGTCGGACGGCGAGCGTCGTCATCGGCGGCGAGGACGTGGGTGTCATCGGCGAAGTCCACCCGAAGGTGCTGGTGGAACACGACCTCGAGGTGCCCGTGGCGGGCTTCGAGTTCGATCTCGCGGCGCTTCGCTGA
- a CDS encoding phenylalanine--tRNA ligase subunit alpha, whose protein sequence is MQLPESQVAVLEAASADEATSVDALAAATDLPPETVTGAAFELEEEGLLAVSERVDETITLTDEGAGYADTQLPEVQLYQTALEAGADEQAAQMGQVIGQSGLEGPQVDIALSNYARKGYGAIDSGEITADPDADPGADAEANALEALPAAEDAPIDSVDVGSETLEQLERRGLAERRESTVREVTLTERGVTELMAGLETAETVGQVTPELITSGDWQDVEFAEYNVEADAERFEGGNVHILRQTAERVKDVLVGMGFQEMEGPHVDADFWINDCLFMPQDHPARTHWDRFALESPTHIDDLPDQLVEDVERAHREGVGADGEGYRSPWDEDFARALALRGHTTSLSARYLAGHEIGEIEPPARYFSVEKVYRNDTLDPTHLLEFFQIEGWVMAEDLSVRDLMGTFEEFYAQFGITDIEFKPHYNPYTEPSFELFGTHPTTGELVEIGNSGIFREEMLEPLGVECDVMAWGLALERLLMLMYGFEDIRDIHGTLCDLELLRNTEVTY, encoded by the coding sequence ATGCAACTACCAGAATCACAGGTCGCGGTGCTCGAGGCCGCGAGCGCCGACGAGGCGACGTCCGTCGACGCCCTCGCCGCGGCGACCGACCTCCCCCCGGAGACCGTCACCGGGGCCGCCTTCGAACTCGAGGAGGAGGGACTGCTCGCCGTTTCCGAACGCGTCGACGAAACGATCACGCTCACCGACGAAGGTGCCGGATACGCCGACACGCAATTGCCCGAGGTCCAACTGTACCAGACCGCCCTCGAGGCCGGTGCTGACGAACAAGCGGCCCAGATGGGACAGGTCATCGGCCAGTCCGGACTCGAGGGGCCACAGGTCGACATCGCGCTGTCGAACTACGCCCGGAAGGGATACGGCGCGATCGACAGCGGTGAAATTACGGCCGACCCCGACGCCGATCCCGGCGCTGACGCCGAGGCGAACGCACTCGAGGCCCTTCCAGCGGCGGAGGACGCGCCGATCGACAGCGTCGACGTCGGTTCGGAGACGCTCGAGCAACTCGAGCGCCGCGGCCTCGCAGAACGCCGGGAGTCGACCGTCCGCGAGGTGACGCTGACCGAACGCGGCGTCACCGAGTTGATGGCCGGCCTCGAGACCGCCGAGACGGTCGGGCAGGTCACACCCGAACTCATCACCAGTGGCGACTGGCAGGACGTCGAGTTCGCCGAGTACAACGTCGAGGCCGACGCCGAGCGCTTCGAGGGTGGTAACGTCCACATCCTGCGCCAGACCGCCGAGCGGGTGAAAGACGTTCTCGTCGGCATGGGCTTTCAGGAGATGGAAGGCCCGCACGTCGACGCGGACTTCTGGATCAACGACTGCCTGTTCATGCCACAGGACCACCCCGCGCGCACCCACTGGGACCGGTTCGCCCTCGAGTCGCCGACCCACATCGACGACCTGCCGGACCAGCTCGTCGAAGACGTCGAACGCGCCCATCGCGAGGGCGTCGGCGCAGACGGCGAGGGCTATCGCTCGCCGTGGGACGAGGACTTCGCGCGGGCGCTGGCGTTGCGCGGACACACGACGTCGCTGTCGGCACGCTACCTCGCCGGCCACGAGATCGGCGAGATCGAACCGCCAGCGCGGTATTTCAGCGTAGAAAAGGTTTACCGGAACGACACGCTCGATCCGACTCACCTGCTCGAGTTCTTCCAGATCGAGGGCTGGGTGATGGCTGAAGATCTCTCGGTGCGGGACCTGATGGGAACCTTCGAGGAGTTCTACGCCCAGTTCGGGATCACGGACATCGAGTTCAAGCCCCACTACAACCCCTACACCGAACCGTCGTTCGAACTGTTCGGTACCCACCCGACGACGGGAGAACTGGTCGAAATCGGCAACTCGGGCATCTTCCGCGAGGAGATGTTAGAGCCGCTGGGCGTCGAGTGTGACGTGATGGCCTGGGGACTGGCCCTCGAGCGTCTGCTGATGCTCATGTACGGCTTCGAGGATATCCGGGACATCCACGGGACGCTGTGTGACCTCGAACTGCTGCGGAATACGGAGGTGACCTACTGA
- a CDS encoding SDR family NAD(P)-dependent oxidoreductase yields the protein MSTDQFSVDGDVAIVTGSSSGIGKAIAEQFADDGVDVVVSSREQENVDPVAEAITDSDAEGEALALECDVTDREAVDAMVERTVEEFGGIDVLVNNAGASFMADFDDISENGWKTIVDINLNGTYNCTHAAADSLKDGGGAVINFASVAGQRGSPLMSPYGASKAGVINFTTTLSHEWADDDVRVNCIAPGFVATPGVESQMGVSADNIDREEVSRRIGTVEEIADVTQFLASPASSYVVGETITVQGVPQISEEHDV from the coding sequence GTGAGTACGGATCAGTTCAGCGTCGACGGCGACGTCGCCATCGTCACTGGCTCCTCGAGCGGGATCGGGAAAGCGATCGCCGAACAGTTCGCCGACGACGGCGTCGACGTCGTCGTCAGTTCGCGCGAACAGGAGAACGTCGACCCCGTCGCCGAGGCGATCACCGACTCCGACGCCGAGGGCGAGGCACTCGCACTCGAGTGTGACGTCACCGACCGCGAGGCCGTCGACGCGATGGTCGAGCGGACCGTCGAGGAGTTCGGGGGCATCGACGTCCTCGTGAACAACGCCGGCGCGTCGTTCATGGCCGACTTCGACGACATCTCCGAGAACGGCTGGAAGACCATCGTCGACATCAACTTGAACGGCACCTACAACTGCACCCACGCGGCCGCCGACTCCCTCAAAGACGGCGGTGGCGCAGTGATCAACTTCGCGAGCGTCGCCGGCCAGCGCGGGTCGCCGCTGATGAGCCCCTACGGTGCCTCGAAAGCCGGCGTCATCAACTTCACGACGACGCTCTCCCACGAGTGGGCCGACGACGACGTTCGCGTCAACTGCATCGCCCCCGGCTTCGTCGCCACACCCGGCGTCGAGAGTCAGATGGGCGTCTCCGCCGACAACATCGACCGTGAGGAGGTCTCCCGACGCATCGGTACCGTCGAGGAAATCGCCGACGTGACCCAGTTCCTCGCCAGTCCAGCCTCGTCGTACGTCGTCGGCGAGACGATTACCGTCCAGGGCGTCCCGCAGATCTCCGAAGAACACGACGTGTAA
- a CDS encoding DUF7344 domain-containing protein has protein sequence MSSDAHLGGSSELSSLTGVPAERYDVLRHPHRIRLLEVLEESDGRQSLTELTTALLDREDDDPGDGKRRHEIRIELVHNHLPRLADADLIDWNTEDGAELVAEPPVCPSALTVLLENDHDVEDLVSQVLDPVRLRLLEELEQRTGPHTLEELAKRLATHEPAAPPDSERAKIDLHHSHLPALADVDLLEYDREAGLIEYESH, from the coding sequence ATGAGTTCGGACGCGCACCTCGGCGGTTCCAGCGAGCTGAGTTCACTGACCGGCGTTCCGGCAGAGCGGTACGACGTCCTTCGACATCCACACCGCATCCGACTGCTCGAGGTGCTCGAGGAAAGCGACGGCCGACAGTCCCTCACCGAACTCACGACGGCGCTGCTCGACCGCGAAGACGACGACCCGGGAGACGGCAAGCGCCGCCACGAGATACGGATCGAACTCGTCCACAACCACCTGCCCCGACTGGCCGACGCCGACCTGATCGACTGGAACACCGAGGATGGCGCTGAACTCGTCGCGGAACCACCGGTCTGCCCGTCGGCGCTCACCGTCTTGCTCGAGAACGATCACGACGTCGAGGACCTCGTCTCACAGGTCCTCGATCCGGTTCGCCTCCGACTGCTCGAGGAACTCGAGCAGCGAACCGGCCCGCACACGCTCGAGGAACTCGCCAAGCGGCTCGCGACCCACGAGCCGGCGGCACCGCCCGACTCCGAACGCGCGAAGATCGACCTCCATCACTCACACCTGCCCGCCCTCGCCGACGTCGACCTGCTCGAGTACGACCGCGAGGCTGGGCTGATCGAGTACGAGAGCCACTGA
- a CDS encoding SHOCT domain-containing protein, whose protein sequence is MYDLIHRFAPSSPAGRTAVAIVASLVGVPAAVLGLLMVLGGGGLAGLAFLFVGLATLAVAGTLTLGVVRQANAAPDATPLTAPRTDNDGGNRPGRRRRRSRRFGAATRRAT, encoded by the coding sequence ATGTACGACCTGATCCACCGGTTCGCGCCCTCGAGTCCCGCCGGTCGGACGGCCGTCGCCATCGTCGCCTCTCTGGTGGGCGTTCCGGCGGCGGTGCTGGGACTCCTGATGGTGTTGGGCGGGGGCGGGCTGGCGGGGCTGGCGTTTCTCTTCGTCGGCCTCGCGACGCTGGCCGTCGCCGGAACGCTGACCCTCGGCGTCGTTCGTCAGGCCAACGCCGCCCCCGACGCGACGCCGCTCACCGCGCCGCGAACGGACAACGACGGTGGGAACCGCCCGGGGAGGCGGAGACGCCGGTCGAGACGATTCGGCGCCGCTACGCGACGGGCGACCTGA